Part of the Ornithorhynchus anatinus isolate Pmale09 chromosome 8, mOrnAna1.pri.v4, whole genome shotgun sequence genome, gggcctcagttccctcatctgtaaaatggggatgaagactgtgagccccacgtgggacaacctgattcccctatgtctaccccagtgcttagaacagtgctcggcatatagtaagcgcttaacgaataccaacattattattattaagtggcggagccgggattcgaacccatgaactctgactcccaagcccgcgctctttccactgtaccaggcTGCTTAcctacaaggtgatgaggtggtcccacctggggctcgcagtctcattaccctaattatttagtaaacgagatgtacatcaccttgattctatttatttgctgctgttttaatgagatgttcatccccttgattctctttatcgctactgttctcgtccgtccgtctcccccgattagaccgtgagcccgtcagggggcagggactgtctctgttaccgatttgtccattccaagcgcttagtccagcgctctgcacataggaagcgctcaataaatacaattgaatgaatccccatttgacagaggagggaactgaggcccagaggagtgaagtgacttgcccagagtcacccagctgacaagtggcggaatggggattcgaacccaccacctctgattcccaagcccgggctgatGATTGGGCCCACGTGCCCCCCACTGGCATAGCAatcgtaatgatgatggcatttaaagcactgactaggtgcccAACCCTGTGCtcagcgttgggggagatacaaggtcagcaggtggccccacgtggggctcgcaggcttcatccccatttgccagatgagggaactgaggcccaaagtgaagggacttgcccaagtcacacaactggccaggggcaggggtggattagaacccacaacctcggactctcaagcccactaagccacaatgcttgacggtatttaagtgcttactacgtgcagagcgccgttcccctcacccggaaaatgggggagaagactctgaaccccttgtgggacacagactgtgtccggcCCGGCTAGCTtgcgtcttccccagcgcttagtacagtgtgtggctcagtggaaagagcacgagcttgggagtcagaggtcgtgggttctaatctcagctccgccacttgtctgctgtgtgaccttgagcgagtcgcttaatttctctgggcctcagttccctcatctgtaaaacggggattgagactgtgagccccacgtgggacaacctcatgaccttgtatctgccccggcgtttagaacagtgcttggcacatagtaaacgcttagcaaataccatcgtcgttatcattatgattacagtgcctggaacagagtagaTTTTGAGCAAGGAATGTCTcttctatggtaataataattgtggcattggttaagcacttactatgtgccaagcactggggtggatacgggtagACCGGGCAGGGGACCGTCcccgtccctcttgaggctcaccgtcttagagcttagttcagtgcttcgcacacccggtaagcgctcaggaaataccgatatgtgaatcgaatgaatgagttgtcAGGGtttagtagactgtaaacttgttatgggtggggaacgtgtgggccgattctgttgtatcgtgttctcccaagcgcttagtacagtgctctgcacatagtgggtgctctgtaaatacaactgattaacaaatacctcttaaattatttttttttaaatccctttgCTTGGGAAGCCACTGGAATGTGAGAGGTCACTCCTGTGTGGGAATTTCACGGGGAGAACACGGGTCCGTCCCTCGGGGCAGGGATCGGAATCCATTttagggggcagggaacatggccaccaactctgctatctggtaattattactattatgattttggtattaagcgcttactgtgcgccaggcaccatactaagcgctggggtggacacgggcaaatcggattgggcgcagtccctgtcccaaatggggcccgcagtctccatccccatttcacacgtgaggtcaccgaggcacggagaaagggttcgcacggtgccctgcactgagtaggcgctcaataaataccgccggtTGGTTGGTAATGATgccttgctcacagtaagcgctcaataaataccgctacttgatccccattttgcacttgagggtCCTGAGGTCCTCAGAAggtaaggtcacccggcaggccagcGTTCCGAGGCCGGACTAGAACCTGGCTCTTGGGacttcccaggcccgcgccctttcTCCTAAACCCCCCTGGGTGGTGTGAATTCCGGAGGAGCCGCCCGGCCCGGTCCGGAAGCCGTCGACTCTTCCCCCCGTATTTTCCTCCCACGCCTCGCTAATCACCAAGTCCATCTGAACTGCATTTCTGAATGAGTCGGGGCGGCTCCAGAAAGAAGAAAATCAGGCGCCTGAGCTCTTCGGAGCCATTTCTGCCCAGTTGGTAGCACACGCGGAgcgttagaacggtgcttggcaagtaataagcccttaactaataccataataataataatttagactTTTGGAAGCCAAACTTTAATTCCGTTTTTAATCAGTCGAACTTTCTCCCCCCCGGGGCCACTGGGTAGTAGcttcagactgtaaattcctcctgtAGACTCTGAggtcgttgtgggaggggaacgtgcctgccaactctgttgtattgtcctctcccaagcgctcagtacagtgctctgcacacaggaagcgctcagtaaatgattgatttataaatGGTCTAATGGCTTTTGGggcgagcagcgtggcgcagcggaaagaggccgggcttgggattcagaggtcatgggttctaatcccggctccgccactcgtcagccgtgtgacctcgggcaagtcgcttcacttctctgggcctcagttacttcatctgtaaaaatggggattaaaaaatgggagccccacgtgggacaatctgattaccctgtatctaccccagtgcttagagcagtgcgtggcacatggtaagcgcttaaaaatccCATCGTCATGACTGTTATTAAGTTAATATTTAGTGCTGCTGGCAAGTCGGTCCCGGACTGTGCTGTGGGGAAAGTGCGGGTTCGGTTCTGATTTTCGGTGAAACAGTTaaaacctaatcccagctctgccactcgctgtgtgaccttggacgaatcacttcccttctctgtgcctccgtttcctcttctgtaaaatggggattaagactgtgacccccgtgggacagagtctgtatccaacccgattagcctgaatccaccccagagattaatacagtgcctggcacctatagCCAGCATTTAAATACAGAAACCCCCCGAGAAACTTTCCAACCCAAAAAAGAGTTTCCGCCCTTGTCCTGTCCTTTGCTCTTGGATTGCAACCCCCTCTGAGAAGCCGATCTAAGAATAGACCGTGAAAGCGGCTCCCATATTTCCACCAGCCCCGTGTTCCCCGACCCTCCACCTCGGTTGGGAAGCGGAGGCCTCGTTTGCGGCCGCCGTGGCCGGCGCGGGACGGACCGGACCCCGTCCTGCCGGGGCTAGCGGAGCCTCGGGAAGGGCGGCCGGCCGGGTCCGGCCTGCAGCTGGGCTCTTCGCTGCTGACCTCTGTGGGGACCGTCCTCGGGGATTGGGCCCGATGACTCCGTAGGCCTTTTCTAGCTCTCGTTTCCCCCGAGTTTTTGTCGAAATCATCCTCTGTAGTGGCTTACCCACTTTATTCATTGGTCCCCCAAGGTGCTAACATGTCATCCTTtgatttttccctccccacctcctgccctcttcttccctctgttttctttctcctcttcctcctctcctcatctcttctcccccccactcATCTCTCCTATTtcccgtctctcctctcctccccgccacctatctctcctccacccatctctcttctcccccacccgtctctcctctcccccgtctctcctcctCGCTGTCCGTCTCTCCTCCCCCGTCCGTCTCTCCTCCCCGCCGTCCATCTGTCCTGTCCCCCAcccgtctctcctcctccctgtccgtctctcccccacccatctctcttctcccccacccgtctctcctccccgccgtccctccgcccatctctctcctcctccctccgtctcctcctcccatctctcctcctcgcGGTCcgtgtctcctctcccccacccgtctctcctccccccccccccccccccacctcccccaggtaTTTTGTGAAAATGGCCTGGGGCTGGACGTTCTGGCTCCTGCTGCCCTTCATCGCGCTGACCAACTACCACCTGACGGGCAGCGCCCGGACGGTCCTGCGGCGCCTGAGCTCGCTGCTGGTGGGCACGGCCGTCTGGTACGTCTGCACCCGCTTCTTCTCGCAAGTCGAGCACTTCACCGGCGGCTGCTACGCGTCGGCGGCCCCGGACGAGGCGGCCCGCAAGGAGCCGGGGGCCAGCAAGGAGCAGTGCCGCGGCGGCGGGGGCTTCTGGCACGGCTTCGACATCTCCGGCCACTCCTTCCTGCTGTCCTTCTGCACGCTGGTCATCGCGGAGGAGATGGCCGTGCTGCGCGAGGTGAAGACGGACCGGGGCCAGGGCCTGCACGTGGCCCTCAGCCTCCTGGTGGTGGCCCTGGGCTTCCTGGCCCTCACGTGGGTGGGCATGTTCCTCTGCACGGCCGTCTATTTCCACGACTTGTCGCAGAAGGTGTTGGGCACCCTGTTCGGCCTGCTGGGCTGGTACGCCACCTACGGCTACTGGTACCTGAGACCGTTTTCTCCCGGACTTCCCCCGCGGGGGCCCGGCTCCGGCCTGAAGCGAGAGGGCCTCAGGGAGTAGGGGCCCGAGGAGGAGAGGACCGGGCGGATCCGTTTCTTCGGCTCTCGGCGGCCCGATTCCCGACGGCGTCGGGGAGAGGACGTTCGACTCTGGCTCCCtgatctcccctccctctgggccCGAGGGCGAGTTCTGTCCCCGGCACCGTCTCTCCGCGTCTCGACGTCTGACTTTAAAAGCGGGTCGTCTCTTCGGCCTGAATGTCCGTCTCTGCCACGCTGCCCGAGGTTTATTTCAGGCGGACGGTCCCAGAGAAACAAACCGACAGCTAGGCGTTCTCCTTgtaaaatgggttctaatccggcagGATGGGAAATTATCCTGTAACAGGCTGCTAAACGGAGACTCGAAACACCCGATGAAGCTGGAGTTCCTGCGCGGACTCAAGCGTTAGATATCTTTCAGGTGatgcatctccctccctccatttggaaagagcacgggcctcagccttcagaggacccgggttctaatgccgcccccgccacctgccttttgggcgatcttgggcaaggtcacttaacttctctgcccctgtttcctcatctttaaagtggggattcaatacctgttctccatcccggttagaccgtgggccccacgtgggacagggaccgtgtccgacctgattaacttgtatttatcccagcgcctagtaaagtgcttgatgggtggtaagtgcttaactgaaaACActcttattatcattgttgttattattattaatattattttatgaCAGGAGGGTTCAGGGCGTTTGGGGTAGAACTCAGAAACACTAACTGACattggctctgaacccttgttGATGAAGCTCCTGAATTTAGGCTGATCTCTTCTTTCAAGGCGTTGAGATTCCCCGTTTGGGGTTTTCTCTCTGAAGACGCGTGCTCTCCCCTGTAGAGTCTCAGCCGTTACTACtcgatttgccggtatccaccccagcgtgtcatacggtgcctggcacgtagtaagcgcttagcaaataccatgatgatttttCTTACTGTTATTACGTCTGATGAGTCCGGAGCCTCACAGGTCAatcagtttgtatttattgagcacttactgtgtgcagagcaccgtgctaagcacatgggagagtgcaatacaacagttggtcGACTCATTTAAATCAACTGTttaaatcctctagactctaagcccgtcgtgggcagggaatgtgtctcttgtaagacccagtaagtgcgcaataaatacaagCTGATTGAATCGTGAGGCTCCGGACTcatcagttgtaataataataataatactaaaaaaaaaatatttttggtatttgctctggggaagcagcatggctcagtggcaagagcccgggcttgggagtcagaggtcgtgggttctaagacCGGGTCCgctacttgtcatctgtgtgactttgggcaggtcacttcaattctccgtgcctcagtgacctcatctggaaaatggggattcagactgtgagccccacgtgggacgccctgataaccttgtatctgccccagcgcttagaacggtgctcggcacacagtgagtgcttaacaaacaccattattattattcgtgttgtcgttgcattgtactctcccaagtgcttagtacggtgctcttcacatagtaagcactcaataaatccgattgaatgaatgaaccgaaggTGTCTAGCTGTTTTTAAAAACTGTACTTTGCGGACGGTGTATTTACTCCCAAACTGAATTTTCGTACAGAGGATTTTCTGTCTCTGTCAGAGGTGGGTGAGCAAGTGAGTTTTAAAAAACGCCCGGGCTAAGTTCGGGCTTTGGGGCCCGGTTCCTCTGTTGCCAACCGGCCCGAAACTCCGCTTGGAGCGTTAGCCCGACGTCTCTGCCTCGGTAACCTAATTCCCTCGTGCTTCTTCCTTTGGCTTTGAAAGCAGAGAGGCCAAGCTGCCAGGACGGTATGTGCCCaggaaccccccgccccccgtctccctctcggCCCCCCGAACAAAGCGCTTTTTGTGAGACTAACCTAGAAGCTACCGGAATATAGAATCAGCCAGAGTGTCGAGAGCCAGAGGCGGTTGTGACCCTTGAGCACCCGGATGGAAATCTTGTGTTCCGACGGATGTGAAAATATTCAGATTTTGGAATCCCAGGAGGGTCCTGGCAGACGGCGGCGTTGATGGAAGAGGCTGATGTGTCAAAcccctgccggggggggggggagggtagagaTGCAAATCGGCCAGTCGAGAGGCCGACGGCAGGCTGGATGCACCTTTCGGCCGAAAGAGTTTCTTTCCTCAAGTCTTTAGAAGCCAGATTTATCTCAACTCTTCGCGCCGGTCAGATGGAGGAATCTCTCCTCGAGTTTGACTTCAGGATTTAAAGGCAGAGAGACGCTTTACTCTTGACTCAGGACGTCCGGACACTGagatagactctaaactcgttgcgggcagggaacgtgactgctagttccgttgtactctccccagcgcttagtatagtgctctgcacaaagtaagccctcagtaggtaccattgactgatgaggCTCCAGACTCATCAGGTGGACCAGGGACACCGGGTGTGTCTGCAAGGGAAACTTCCCACCAACCAGGGGCAGCGACTGATATTTTGGGGTTCGGATTGAGCAGCAAATTGACCGAGCCACGTCAAACCCATCTGCGTAG contains:
- the FITM2 gene encoding acyl-coenzyme A diphosphatase FITM2 gives rise to the protein MEAVERCACVVRGWARRERARRCLPWALAGGTLAGSLVKELAPLPESYLSHSANVLNRYFVKMAWGWTFWLLLPFIALTNYHLTGSARTVLRRLSSLLVGTAVWYVCTRFFSQVEHFTGGCYASAAPDEAARKEPGASKEQCRGGGGFWHGFDISGHSFLLSFCTLVIAEEMAVLREVKTDRGQGLHVALSLLVVALGFLALTWVGMFLCTAVYFHDLSQKVLGTLFGLLGWYATYGYWYLRPFSPGLPPRGPGSGLKREGLRE